The following are encoded together in the Microbacterium hatanonis genome:
- a CDS encoding amino acid ABC transporter permease has protein sequence MSTTAHDRLRENARGDDRGAADDAPVLDRDRVDLGTVRVIHTRHWFRWTLSAIIAFAVAQFVWSLITNPNYEWEVFAGYFFTEPVLIGVGYTLSLTAISASIGFVLGTVLALGRLSKSPLLQSAAWLYIWFFRSVPLVVQLVVWYNLGYLYPTLGLGTPFTTDFWIVEFPTVQLISAFAAAILGLSLHQAAYSAEIVRGGILSVDQGQLEAAAALGIPAGKRLRRIILPQAMRSIVPNATNEVIGLVKGASVVFVIAIPELFYAVQVIYMRNSRVIPLLLVAVVWYTIITTILSVAQYYIERHYARGSVRTLPPTPFQRVRRWIAAQWARLGDSPAPSAKPPAAPSPPPRPGAGIDATEETR, from the coding sequence ATGAGCACGACAGCACACGATCGCCTGCGTGAGAACGCCCGCGGCGATGACCGCGGCGCCGCCGACGACGCCCCGGTGCTCGACCGCGACCGCGTCGACCTCGGCACGGTCCGCGTGATCCACACCCGCCACTGGTTCCGGTGGACCCTCAGCGCGATCATCGCCTTCGCCGTCGCGCAGTTCGTCTGGTCGTTGATCACGAACCCGAACTACGAGTGGGAGGTCTTCGCCGGATACTTCTTCACCGAGCCGGTGCTCATCGGCGTGGGCTACACGCTCTCGCTGACGGCGATCTCCGCGTCCATCGGCTTCGTCCTGGGCACGGTGCTCGCCCTCGGCCGGTTGTCGAAGTCGCCGCTGCTGCAGTCGGCCGCGTGGCTGTACATCTGGTTCTTCCGCTCGGTGCCCCTCGTGGTGCAGCTGGTCGTCTGGTACAACCTGGGGTACCTCTACCCGACGCTGGGCCTCGGCACACCCTTCACCACCGACTTCTGGATCGTGGAGTTCCCGACCGTTCAGCTGATCAGCGCCTTCGCCGCGGCGATCCTCGGACTCAGCCTCCACCAGGCCGCCTACTCCGCCGAGATCGTCCGAGGCGGCATCCTCTCCGTCGATCAGGGCCAGCTCGAAGCAGCTGCGGCCCTCGGCATCCCCGCCGGCAAACGGCTGCGCCGCATCATCCTGCCGCAGGCGATGCGTTCGATCGTGCCGAACGCGACGAACGAGGTGATCGGCCTGGTCAAGGGCGCCTCGGTGGTGTTCGTCATCGCGATCCCCGAGCTCTTCTACGCCGTCCAGGTGATCTACATGCGCAACAGCCGCGTCATCCCGCTCCTGCTCGTCGCCGTCGTCTGGTACACGATCATCACGACGATCCTCAGCGTCGCGCAGTACTACATCGAGCGGCACTACGCCCGGGGATCGGTGCGCACGCTGCCGCCGACGCCCTTCCAGCGCGTCCGACGCTGGATCGCCGCGCAGTGGGCGCGTCTCGGGGACTCGCCCGCCCCCTCGGCGAAGCCTCCCGCAGCCCCGAGCCCGCCGCCCCGCCCGGGTGCCGGCATCGACGCCACCGAGGAGACACGATGA
- a CDS encoding DUF4397 domain-containing protein — translation MRKTLAAGAIAGLALAAGFAAPAQAISATTADLSVLHAIPDTPVDVYVNGALTLDDFQPGTLAGPLDLAAGSYDIAITAPDAADASAPILAATVELAANTSYTAVAHLSEAGAPTVTPFVNDTKTTAAGEGRLTVRHVAAAPAVDILAGGSPVVEDLVNPKEATLDLPVGTVSAAVALAGTTDPVIGPADVAIQDGVLTVVYAWGSAADGNLALATQTVTVGHTVPGAVISGTAGYAAQRDATTQGLWAIGFAALAGAVVVAATAIVRRSRGAKHTV, via the coding sequence GTGCGCAAGACACTCGCAGCCGGCGCGATCGCCGGTCTCGCCCTCGCGGCGGGCTTCGCAGCCCCCGCGCAGGCCATCTCGGCCACGACGGCCGATCTCTCCGTACTCCACGCCATCCCCGACACACCAGTGGACGTGTACGTCAACGGTGCGTTGACCCTCGACGACTTCCAGCCCGGCACTCTCGCGGGCCCGCTCGACCTGGCCGCCGGGTCGTACGACATCGCCATCACGGCGCCGGACGCCGCTGACGCCAGCGCCCCGATCCTCGCGGCGACCGTCGAACTCGCCGCCAATACGAGCTACACCGCCGTCGCTCACCTCAGTGAGGCCGGTGCTCCCACGGTCACCCCGTTCGTCAACGACACCAAGACGACGGCGGCAGGCGAAGGGCGCCTCACGGTCCGTCACGTCGCCGCGGCCCCCGCGGTGGACATCCTCGCCGGTGGATCGCCGGTCGTGGAAGACCTCGTGAACCCGAAGGAGGCGACCCTCGACCTCCCCGTCGGGACCGTCTCGGCGGCCGTCGCCCTCGCCGGCACCACCGACCCCGTGATCGGCCCGGCAGACGTCGCCATTCAGGACGGCGTGCTGACGGTGGTCTACGCCTGGGGCAGCGCGGCGGACGGCAACCTCGCCCTCGCCACGCAGACCGTGACGGTCGGTCACACCGTTCCGGGTGCCGTCATCTCGGGTACCGCCGGGTACGCGGCACAGCGCGACGCGACCACGCAGGGTCTGTGGGCGATCGGATTCGCAGCGCTCGCGGGTGCTGTGGTGGTAGCCGCCACCGCGATCGTCCGACGCTCGCGCGGTGCGAAGCACACCGTCTGA
- a CDS encoding class F sortase, with amino-acid sequence MNLRRTAPLALVLMLSACAPAPTPLGAGAPTASTSTPSATPSAPVVDIPRVDSSLRAPRAAVPPVRVSIADARVDVEVVPVGVETGGFMELPVDPAIAGWYRFGSDPWSPDGNTVISAHIDAPDYPIGPFAVLRDLAPATQVEVVGQDGRSALYAVESVTYYPKDALPTEDLFAREGTNDLVLITCGGEFDSRTGHYDDNVVVVAAPVAAR; translated from the coding sequence ATGAACCTGCGACGCACAGCTCCCCTCGCACTGGTTCTCATGCTCTCCGCCTGCGCGCCCGCCCCGACCCCCCTCGGGGCGGGCGCACCCACCGCCTCCACGTCGACCCCGTCCGCGACTCCCTCCGCCCCGGTCGTCGACATCCCCCGCGTCGACAGCTCACTGCGCGCCCCCCGTGCTGCAGTGCCCCCGGTGCGGGTGAGCATCGCGGATGCGCGCGTCGACGTGGAGGTGGTACCCGTCGGCGTCGAGACCGGCGGTTTCATGGAGCTGCCCGTCGACCCGGCGATCGCCGGGTGGTACAGGTTCGGTTCAGACCCGTGGAGCCCGGACGGCAACACCGTGATCTCGGCGCACATCGATGCGCCGGACTATCCGATCGGTCCGTTCGCGGTGCTGCGCGATCTCGCACCGGCGACACAGGTCGAGGTCGTCGGACAGGACGGCCGGAGCGCCCTGTACGCCGTCGAGTCCGTCACCTACTATCCGAAGGACGCCCTGCCGACGGAGGATCTCTTCGCCCGGGAGGGTACGAACGATCTCGTCCTCATCACGTGCGGCGGGGAGTTCGACAGCCGAACGGGCCACTACGACGACAACGTCGTGGTCGTCGCCGCACCGGTGGCTGCACGATGA
- a CDS encoding sulfurtransferase has translation MAHVIDVPALGAALAGDRPVRLLDVRWRLDLPEGRPAYLAAHIPGAVYVDLERDLSRAGHPEEGRYPLPSLTDLQHAARRWGVDDGDLVVAYDDNDAVAASRAWWLLRRRGLDVRVLDGGIRAWIAYGLPVEIGDHGSRPGNVRLVDADPGIATIDDAARAPSSGVLLDVRAPEHYRGQAAGVDPAAGHIPGAVNLPTIAHIGRDGMLRSPDEIRGIIRSIGVDVDRDIVLYCGVGIASAHSALAFAEAGIDTRVYAGAWSQWSRSRGRPVAVGRTPSGALRGW, from the coding sequence ATGGCCCACGTGATCGATGTCCCCGCCCTCGGCGCGGCGCTCGCCGGAGACCGACCGGTGCGGTTGCTCGACGTGCGCTGGCGTCTCGATCTGCCGGAGGGAAGGCCGGCCTACCTCGCCGCGCACATACCGGGCGCGGTCTACGTCGATCTCGAACGCGACCTGTCCCGTGCAGGACACCCGGAGGAAGGGCGGTACCCCCTCCCCTCGCTGACCGACCTGCAGCACGCGGCACGTCGATGGGGTGTGGACGACGGAGATCTGGTCGTCGCCTACGACGACAACGACGCGGTGGCCGCCTCCCGCGCGTGGTGGCTGCTGCGTCGGCGCGGGCTGGATGTGCGGGTGCTCGACGGCGGGATCCGCGCGTGGATCGCCTATGGCCTCCCGGTGGAGATCGGCGATCACGGTTCGCGGCCGGGGAACGTGCGCCTGGTCGACGCCGATCCCGGCATCGCGACGATCGACGATGCGGCGCGGGCGCCGTCCTCGGGGGTGCTCCTCGATGTGCGGGCCCCCGAGCACTACCGGGGGCAGGCAGCCGGTGTCGATCCGGCGGCGGGCCACATCCCCGGCGCGGTCAACCTGCCCACCATCGCCCACATCGGTCGCGACGGGATGCTGCGATCACCGGACGAGATCCGCGGGATCATCCGGTCGATCGGCGTCGACGTCGACCGCGACATCGTGCTCTACTGCGGAGTCGGGATCGCGTCCGCGCACTCCGCGCTGGCATTCGCCGAGGCCGGGATCGACACGCGGGTCTACGCCGGGGCGTGGAGCCAGTGGTCGCGCAGCAGGGGGCGCCCGGTCGCCGTGGGGCGCACGCCGTCGGGCGCGCTCCGGGGCTGGTGA